A region of the Arctopsyche grandis isolate Sample6627 chromosome 10, ASM5162203v2, whole genome shotgun sequence genome:
ATCCATCAATGAAATTATCAAAatgcatcatttttattttgaaattgaaaatttcttgCATTTATCCACTCCGAAATCATGACGATTCAATATGAATGTGAAAAATGAAGTATGATAGATTAAATCCAAGAAGAACACAtgaagaattttaaaattctaaatacacaagtatgtatattgcgttttttttaatagaacagtgatgtgcggttgctCTAGTGCTATATTGCTGggcaaccgtctcgttctccaacGAAACggtctctcagactgtattcgttgggggagTGGTGACCTCATGTAGAGGGCTTTATTGGTTGACTTCAGTGACCTCTAAAGTGGGCTTATATACACAAGAATTTTAGGTACGCCATATTTTCTTCCAGAATgtcctttttacaaacctcttttatatttcacttcgctcttTTTACAAGTCTTTAAATTTCTGATTTACTGAAAACCTTATGTGggaaaaaatgtacattttgtaaaaagaaaaaaaaaaaaatatttatatatatatatatatatatatatatatatatatatatatatatatatatatatatatatatgtatttacataaaatctcaaaataaatttttgcctTGAACTTGTTACCCACCAACTCTGGGTACATGAACATCACACGaacaatttatatatgaatagtaGCGATTGATTCTTTctacaagtcactaaaatcaactaaacgttatttttttgcattttcaattaCATGTAAAGACCCTACTGAAGCGTTATATTAGTAGATATGTATTTCACTCAATGTTAAATTAAAGAGTATCAAATGTGGAATGattggaaaaattaaaataagtgtttAGTATGTTgacgtaatttatttatataaagcgttttatataagaaatttaaattagtatgcaaaaaaaaagaaaacaaaagcatatcattattaaaatgataaaaatcaaaacaGCTATCAGAATagcaaaaaatttaataatttttttttaatcgacatCTTCAATTTCGGATATATTAACACGACCCATTTGCGGAATAGGTTCAACATCGTCTAAATCTACACAGTCATCTTCCGAAGTGTGACCATTGGTGTCATTCACGACAGCTTCAACTTCAACCTCTTTGAGAATGATTCTTGGAAAATTTAAATCTCTCCAAGACCCCAGCTCGGCTTTACGAAGTTTTATTTCTACTTTAGTTCCGAACATCTCGGCACTACTCTCTTCAATATTAATaatctaaaattgaaaattcaaacaCTTGAGATATGATAAATTACACGTTATGATATGATAATAGCTTTGTTATTATACTAACTCCTTGTAATTCAAGATCCATATTAAATTTGGCACCATTTTCGTTGGGAAATTCGAGTTCGACGAATAGTCGAATTGGATTAATCTTAATTAAACTTGTTTTAGGGTTGTATTCCTTTGCATACACGGCAACTACTACGAAATTTCCAGTTTGATGCCAATCCCATCTGCATTTAACCATATTAGACAACGCAGCCTGAAAAAGAATATGAAATGGTTTGAGATTTTAGAACTATTTGAAGAAAAATAGCCGAAGATTGAACATTCAACCTCATTTTTCCACTTATGTGAACCAGTTTTACATCCGACTTGATTGATAAAAGTGCTAAAATCAGTCGTCTTTTTCTGACAACAAGACCAAAACTTCATGCCTTCATGGAAAATAGGAGTGCCCGGATGATGAAGACAATCTTCACCTTTGCTCTCCGGTCCTTCATATTCACCTTTACATCCACCGTTCTTACACTTGGTACCGACGATAATACTGAAATTTCAAAAAGAAATTCTATAATCGTTACAATCAAAGCGTGCGAATTTCCAATCatatacagtatactctcgattatccgtgcttgaaaaataataattaaattcccTTTTTATATGTCTTTTACTATTGCGTTTATTTTTTCAGTCGTTTTTGATCAccgaagaagtaacaagtgcgtgtattcagagcagatttttttcgtaacatacatatgtttaattattttcaattgctgatgcctaaaaataatttataatacacccatatatactaacttgaaaaaactgcatgccatatataatattccgtttgttagacattactaacaaactaaccagtagattctatgacagaatcactaataaccatactaacacacttgtgaagagtctcggtgattacaacaaaatgtctatacccttcaggtataaacacagattacctaaacacaatctgctttaggtcatcgactttagagagtctttaatcaattttatgtattagatgtattatgagcatttattagaattgtaaataggtttttgagctctttttcctattacgctgtacatattaacattataataatataatactatgactactaacaaaattgaattaaaattgtaaaatacaaaatgatcagtagatcagtagctattaaaatggatataagatgtattgtgaacataatttagtaataataaaaaggatttaaaaatcaaaatcaattgctgatgaattctgcatcgaattttgagaatatttgcTAAGGGAAAATTAGTAACCcgatcaaatctataatgcagaTGAAACAGGTCTGTACTGGAAGTGCTTGCCGACAAAAACGCTGGCTTCAATGAGAGAAAAGTCGAATCCTGGACATAAATCGTCCAAAGAAAGGATAACTGTCATGTGTTGCGGAAATGAAAAATCTTCCCGTCGATTACTCTAGTCAGAAAGGGGCATAAATGGACAGggaaatttttgaagaaatggGTTCCAGAGgtgcaagatttaaaaaaaaaaataagggattgCCACAGAAAGCAGTATTGCTATTTAGATAATGCCCGTTTTCATCCGAACGAAAGCATATTGGAAACAaacgattaaaaaaatttagCCCCCTAATATGACATCTTTGATTCAGTCCATGGACCAAGATCTTTAATGAAACGTCTTTATCATCAATGTCTTCTGAAAACTCTTGTTGAGGAATACGACAACCTGATCAATTTCTGGAATGACGATATTGGATGCTATACACGGAATAGCACAATCTTGGTCAAAAGTAAAGCCAGTAACACTTGTAcgatcatggagaaagattcttcctgCCATGGAAACAGATTCAGTGGATTTTGAAGAGAATGAAGCATATGATATATCTAAATTATGTGGATTAttggtaaatttaaaatgttttgataaCATGTATAAGGAAAACATCGAGGAGTggctcaatcatgatttaagtgaTCAAGGTTTCAAACGCATGGATGATGCAGATATCGTTTCTTTTTCTTCTCAAGAGGAAAACAATGAGAGTGACACTACAAGTGGAGAAGATATCAGTGGTTCATTAGTCATAAACTAGTACTAACTACTAACGGCTAATCTGCTTAACTATGAGCgttttacttaataaataacgagtattaaaattatgaatcaaaaaattgtgttataaatatgatattatattcgaaaccaagtcaaaatttgatgattcggattatccgtgttttttaATTGTCCGTGcccttcctccccagcattaatcagcccggataatcgagagtgtactgtatatatatatatatatatatatatatatatatatatatatatatatatatatatatatatatttatttaatcaaaatgtgAAATACAAACACGTCACTAAAAGATTCTTGATTGTGACTGGTGTTTTTATTTGGACATTGATGGAATTTTTGTTTCAAAGAGGCTGCAATAGTCGGAACTATGGCAGTGAATGCGGTTTCAAAAGGCGGTCTCTTTAGAGACGATACGGCTATAGGTTTTGGCGTGTTTACTTCTATCGGAAAGTGTGCGGTTTCCTTATCGACTACGGGCTTCGGAGGCTCTGGAGGTTTCTGGATGGAACATTTATAATATCGAAATTAAGTACAAAATATGTTGTGTTTTATACAacaatgtgtatacatattgatAAAACGTTACCACATTAGAATGTTTAGATAAGGCGCATCCTTTTATGTTGAGGAACTCTGTGAaatctatacattttttattacaacaaCTCCATCCTTTGTAAGCGTCATGAAAAAATGGCAATCCTGGATGATGACAACattcatctaaaaaaaaaaaaaaaacaaaaataaagaacTTAAAATCAAGAATAaaaggtgctactttagtatgcggtctaccttcacatatctactttagtatgcgatctaccttcacgtttttac
Encoded here:
- the mora gene encoding cysteine and histidine rich domain containing protein, with product MPALNCYNRGCGKTYDPENSVQDECCHHPGLPFFHDAYKGWSCCNKKCIDFTEFLNIKGCALSKHSNVKPPEPPKPVVDKETAHFPIEVNTPKPIAVSSLKRPPFETAFTAIVPTIAASLKQKFHQCPNKNTSHNQESFSDVIIVGTKCKNGGCKGEYEGPESKGEDCLHHPGTPIFHEGMKFWSCCQKKTTDFSTFINQVGCKTGSHKWKNEAALSNMVKCRWDWHQTGNFVVVAVYAKEYNPKTSLIKINPIRLFVELEFPNENGAKFNMDLELQGIINIEESSAEMFGTKVEIKLRKAELGSWRDLNFPRIILKEVEVEAVVNDTNGHTSEDDCVDLDDVEPIPQMGRVNISEIEDVD